DNA from Bordetella genomosp. 13:
GCGTTCTCGGGGATGGCGTAGCGGGCATCGACCACCGCCTTGCGCGGCGGCCGGGTGGTTGTCACCTCGCGCACATTCAGCTGGGGATCGTCCGCAAGCACGGTTCCCATGCCCGTCAGGACCACGCAGCTGCGCGCGCGCCAGTGATGGCCGTCGGCGCGCGCTTCCGGGCCCGTGATCCACTGGGACATGCCGTTGTGCAGGGCGCTGCGGCCATCCAGCGACGCCGCCAGCTTCAGCCAGGTCCAGGGCGTGCCGCGCTGCATGCGCGCCACGAAGCCCGGATTCAGCTCGAGGGCCTCGTCCACGCACACCCCTACGTCGACCGCGATGCCGGCGGCCCGCAACTGGGCCAGCCCGCGGCCGTTGACCTGGGGATTGGGATCGCCCATGGCCACGACCACGCGCGCGGGACGCGCCGCCAGGACGGCATCGACGCAAGGCGGGGTGCGGCCATGGTGGCTGCAGGGTTCCAGCGTGACGTACAGCGTGGCGCCCTCGACGGAATGGCCGCGCTCGGTGGCGTCGCGCAACGCGCGGATCTCGGCATGCGGGCCGCCGGGCGGCTGCGTGGCGCCCTCGCCCAGCACCTGCCCGTCGCGCACGATGACGCAGCCCACGCGCGGATTGGGGGTGGTGGTGTACAGCACGCCGCGCGCGAGCGCCAGCGCGCGCCGCATCCAGTCC
Protein-coding regions in this window:
- the ribD gene encoding bifunctional diaminohydroxyphosphoribosylaminopyrimidine deaminase/5-amino-6-(5-phosphoribosylamino)uracil reductase RibD → MRRALALARGVLYTTTPNPRVGCVIVRDGQVLGEGATQPPGGPHAEIRALRDATERGHSVEGATLYVTLEPCSHHGRTPPCVDAVLAARPARVVVAMGDPNPQVNGRGLAQLRAAGIAVDVGVCVDEALELNPGFVARMQRGTPWTWLKLAASLDGRSALHNGMSQWITGPEARADGHHWRARSCVVLTGMGTVLADDPQLNVREVTTTRPPRKAVVDARYAIPENARLLDGSEVLVFTARSDPAKAERLARRNVQTILMPGDQPQRVDLDGMMRWFGEHDVNEVHVEAGAGLSGALLSAGCVDELLVYLAPMLLGDAAGMVRMPMIDHLDGAQRFEFTDFTRVGADARLRARVAARWQALRQGLDGAPR